From Opisthocomus hoazin isolate bOpiHoa1 chromosome 28, bOpiHoa1.hap1, whole genome shotgun sequence, the proteins below share one genomic window:
- the ENTPD4 gene encoding ectonucleoside triphosphate diphosphohydrolase 4 isoform X1 — translation MGRISISCLLPASWHFSISPVGCPRILNTTLRQIVVIGILAAAVSLLYYSLVVIRNKYGRAYRDKRLHRYLARVTDTEATDTNNPNLNYGIVVDCGSSGSRIFVYCWPRHNGNPHDLLDIKQMRDKNRKPVVMKIKPGISEFASSPEKVSDYISPLLSFAAEHVPRAKHKETPLYILCTAGMRILPESQQKAILEDLLTDIPVHFDFLFSDSHAEVISGKQEGVYAWIGINFVLGRFEHTDDEDEAIVEVHVPGSENKEAIFRKRTVGILDMGGVSTQIAYEVPKTVSFASSQQEEVAKNLLAEFNLGCDAHQTEHVYRVYVATFLGFGGNAARQRYEDSLFTSTVLKNRLLGKQTGVTSDSPYLDPCLPLDAQDEIQQKGQIMYLRGTGDFNLCREMIQPFMNKTNETQTSLNGVYQPAVHFQNSEFYGFSEFYYCTEDVLRMGGDYNAAKFTKAAKDYCATKWSVLRERFDRGLYASHADLHRLKYQCFKSAWMYEVFHSGFSFPVSYSSLKTALQVYDKEVQWTLGAILYRTRFLPLRDIQQENFRGSHSHWRSFSFVYNHYLFFVCFLIVLLSILLYLLRLRRIHRRMLRNSSSTSLWIEEGLPPQKIAGPL, via the exons ATGGGGAG AATCAGCATCTCATGTTTGCTTCCTGCATCTTGGCACTTCAGCATCTCTCCGGTGGGGTGTCCGCGTATCCTCAACACCACTTTGCGCCAGATCGTTGTGATAGGAATACTCGCTGCTGCTGTCTCTCTGCTTTACTACTCTCTGGTGGTCATCCGCAATAAGTATGGGCGTGCGTACAGGGACAAAAGACTCCACAG ATATCTTGCCCGAGTAACTGACACTGAAGCTACAGATACAAACAACCCCAATCTGAACTACGGAATCGTTGTGGACTGTGGCAGCAGTGGCTCGAGGATTTTTGTGTATTGTTGGCCAAGGCACAATGGTAATCCGCATGATCTGTTGGACATCAAACAGATGAGGGACAAAAACAGAAAGCCAGTGGTTATGAAAATTAAACCAG GCATTTCAGAGTTTGCCAGCTCTCCCGAGAAGGTCAGTGATTATATTTCTCCACTTCTGAGCTTTGCTGCTGAACATGTGCCACGGGCAAAACACAAAGAGACTCCTCTTTATATTCTGTGTACTGCAGGAATGAGGATTCTGCCAGAAAG CCAGCAGAAGGCAATACTTGAAGATCTGCTCACCGATATTCCTGTgcattttgattttctgttttcgGACTCGCATGCAGAGGTGATTTCAGGGAAACAGGAAG GAGTGTATGCATGGATTGGCATCAATTTTGTGCTCGGAAGATTTGAACATACAGATGACG AGGATGAAGCAATTGTGGAGGTTCATGTCCCAGGCAGTGAAAACAAAGAGGCCATCTTTCGTAAGAGGACAGTGGGTATTCTTGACATGGGCGGAGTGTCGACTCAGATAGCATACGAAGTCCCTAAAACTGTAAGCTTTGCCTCTTCGCAGCAG GAGGAAGTAGCGAAAAATTTACTTGCAGAATTCAACTTGGGCTGTGATGCTCATCAGACTGAGCACGTGTATAGAGTCTATGTTGCAACGTTCCTTGGCTTTGGAGGAAATGCAGCACGCCAGAGATATGAAGACAGCCTGTTTACCAGTACAGTGCTTAAAAACAG GCTGCTGGGCAAGCAGACTGGCGTAACTTCTGATTCGCCCTACCTGGATCCTTGCCTGCCCCTGGATGCTCAAGATGAGATCCAGCAGAAGGGACAGATCATGTATTTGCGGGGAACAGGAGATTTTAATCTGTGTCGTGAAATGATTCAGCCGTTCATGAATAAGACTAATGAAACGCAGACATCTCTTAATGGTGTCTATCAGCCTGCTGTGCACTTTCAGAACAGTGAATTCTATGGTTTCTCAGAGTTCTACTACTGCACCGAGGATGTCTTACGCATGGGAGGGGATTACAATGCTGCTAAATTTACTAAAGCTGCAAAG gattATTGTGCCACTAAGTGGTCTGTCCTGCGGGAACGTTTTGACCGTGGTCTTTATGCATCACATGCTGATCTCCACAGACTGAA GTACCAGTGTTTTAAGTCTGCCTGGATGTATGAAGTGTTTCACAGTGGCTTCTCTTTTCCTGTGAGTTACAGCAGTTTGAAAACAGCTCTGCAGGTTTATGATAAAGAGGTGCAATGGACCTTGGGAGCCATTCTTTACCGAACACGGTTTTTACCTTTAAG AGACATCCAGCAAGAAAACTTCCGTGGAAGTCACTCCCACTGGAGGAGCTTCTCCTTTGTTTACAATCACTatttgttttttgtctgttttctgattGTGCTGCTCTCCATCCTGCTTTACCTTCTGAGGCTCCGACGGATCCACAGGCGAATGTTGCGTAACAGCTCATCTACTTCCCTATGGATTGAGGAAGGCCTCCCGCCACAGAAGATCGCAGGACCCTTATGA
- the ENTPD4 gene encoding ectonucleoside triphosphate diphosphohydrolase 4 isoform X2, which produces MGRISISCLLPASWHFSISPVGCPRILNTTLRQIVVIGILAAAVSLLYYSLVVIRNKYGRAYRDKRLHRYLARVTDTEATDTNNPNLNYGIVVDCGSSGSRIFVYCWPRHNGNPHDLLDIKQMRDKNRKPVVMKIKPGISEFASSPEKVSDYISPLLSFAAEHVPRAKHKETPLYILCTAGMRILPESQQKAILEDLLTDIPVHFDFLFSDSHAEVISGKQEGVYAWIGINFVLGRFEHTDDEDEAIVEVHVPGSENKEAIFRKRTVGILDMGGVSTQIAYEVPKTEEVAKNLLAEFNLGCDAHQTEHVYRVYVATFLGFGGNAARQRYEDSLFTSTVLKNRLLGKQTGVTSDSPYLDPCLPLDAQDEIQQKGQIMYLRGTGDFNLCREMIQPFMNKTNETQTSLNGVYQPAVHFQNSEFYGFSEFYYCTEDVLRMGGDYNAAKFTKAAKDYCATKWSVLRERFDRGLYASHADLHRLKYQCFKSAWMYEVFHSGFSFPVSYSSLKTALQVYDKEVQWTLGAILYRTRFLPLRDIQQENFRGSHSHWRSFSFVYNHYLFFVCFLIVLLSILLYLLRLRRIHRRMLRNSSSTSLWIEEGLPPQKIAGPL; this is translated from the exons ATGGGGAG AATCAGCATCTCATGTTTGCTTCCTGCATCTTGGCACTTCAGCATCTCTCCGGTGGGGTGTCCGCGTATCCTCAACACCACTTTGCGCCAGATCGTTGTGATAGGAATACTCGCTGCTGCTGTCTCTCTGCTTTACTACTCTCTGGTGGTCATCCGCAATAAGTATGGGCGTGCGTACAGGGACAAAAGACTCCACAG ATATCTTGCCCGAGTAACTGACACTGAAGCTACAGATACAAACAACCCCAATCTGAACTACGGAATCGTTGTGGACTGTGGCAGCAGTGGCTCGAGGATTTTTGTGTATTGTTGGCCAAGGCACAATGGTAATCCGCATGATCTGTTGGACATCAAACAGATGAGGGACAAAAACAGAAAGCCAGTGGTTATGAAAATTAAACCAG GCATTTCAGAGTTTGCCAGCTCTCCCGAGAAGGTCAGTGATTATATTTCTCCACTTCTGAGCTTTGCTGCTGAACATGTGCCACGGGCAAAACACAAAGAGACTCCTCTTTATATTCTGTGTACTGCAGGAATGAGGATTCTGCCAGAAAG CCAGCAGAAGGCAATACTTGAAGATCTGCTCACCGATATTCCTGTgcattttgattttctgttttcgGACTCGCATGCAGAGGTGATTTCAGGGAAACAGGAAG GAGTGTATGCATGGATTGGCATCAATTTTGTGCTCGGAAGATTTGAACATACAGATGACG AGGATGAAGCAATTGTGGAGGTTCATGTCCCAGGCAGTGAAAACAAAGAGGCCATCTTTCGTAAGAGGACAGTGGGTATTCTTGACATGGGCGGAGTGTCGACTCAGATAGCATACGAAGTCCCTAAAACT GAGGAAGTAGCGAAAAATTTACTTGCAGAATTCAACTTGGGCTGTGATGCTCATCAGACTGAGCACGTGTATAGAGTCTATGTTGCAACGTTCCTTGGCTTTGGAGGAAATGCAGCACGCCAGAGATATGAAGACAGCCTGTTTACCAGTACAGTGCTTAAAAACAG GCTGCTGGGCAAGCAGACTGGCGTAACTTCTGATTCGCCCTACCTGGATCCTTGCCTGCCCCTGGATGCTCAAGATGAGATCCAGCAGAAGGGACAGATCATGTATTTGCGGGGAACAGGAGATTTTAATCTGTGTCGTGAAATGATTCAGCCGTTCATGAATAAGACTAATGAAACGCAGACATCTCTTAATGGTGTCTATCAGCCTGCTGTGCACTTTCAGAACAGTGAATTCTATGGTTTCTCAGAGTTCTACTACTGCACCGAGGATGTCTTACGCATGGGAGGGGATTACAATGCTGCTAAATTTACTAAAGCTGCAAAG gattATTGTGCCACTAAGTGGTCTGTCCTGCGGGAACGTTTTGACCGTGGTCTTTATGCATCACATGCTGATCTCCACAGACTGAA GTACCAGTGTTTTAAGTCTGCCTGGATGTATGAAGTGTTTCACAGTGGCTTCTCTTTTCCTGTGAGTTACAGCAGTTTGAAAACAGCTCTGCAGGTTTATGATAAAGAGGTGCAATGGACCTTGGGAGCCATTCTTTACCGAACACGGTTTTTACCTTTAAG AGACATCCAGCAAGAAAACTTCCGTGGAAGTCACTCCCACTGGAGGAGCTTCTCCTTTGTTTACAATCACTatttgttttttgtctgttttctgattGTGCTGCTCTCCATCCTGCTTTACCTTCTGAGGCTCCGACGGATCCACAGGCGAATGTTGCGTAACAGCTCATCTACTTCCCTATGGATTGAGGAAGGCCTCCCGCCACAGAAGATCGCAGGACCCTTATGA